A stretch of the Rosa rugosa chromosome 5, drRosRugo1.1, whole genome shotgun sequence genome encodes the following:
- the LOC133708248 gene encoding caffeoylshikimate esterase-like has product MNLSLSFRSPEASLFHRRYSSPIKHLQKQQVPNSLSLPKLQFPVPKTRLRVTARKGSAIEGLSQEMNTIASQNLDHAPARRRVRSAFIDVHKQLDHCLFKMDHAGIRTEEWYGRNSRGMEIFCKSWLPKPGDQIKAGLCFCHGYGSTCTFFFEGIARRIAQSGYAVYAVDYPGFGLSEGLHGFIPDFDELVDDVIEQFTSIKGRSTEVKGLPFFIMGESMGGAVTLKIHLKEPHEWDGVILVAPMCKIADDVMPPAIVLKLLAFMSEVLPRAKLFPQKDIAHLSYRELGKRKTAGYNVISYKDQMRSRTAVELLKATSDIEMQLDKVSSPLLILHGEADKVTDPLVSQLLYEKSSSKDKTLKLYQDGYHCILQGEPDDTISTVLDDIVTWLDSRCFRN; this is encoded by the exons ATGAATCTTTCCCTGAGTTTCCGATCACCAGAGGCGTCTCTGTTTCACCGGAGATATAGCTCTCCGATCAAACACCTGCAAAAACAGCAAGTACCCAATTCACTCTCGCTCCCCAAACTACAATTTCCAGTCCCCAAAACTCGGCTCAGGGTCACGGCTCGGAAAGGGTCAGCTATAGAAGGCTTAAGCCAAGAGATGAACACCATCGCCTCGCAGAACCTGGATCACGCGCCTGCTCGGAGACGAGTTCGCTCGGCATTCATCGACGTGCATAAACAACTGGACCATTGCCTGTTCAAG ATGGATCATGCTGGCATCAGAACAGAGGAG TGGTATGGAAGGAATTCAAGGGGTATGGAAATTTTCTGCAAAAGCTGGTTGCCAAAACCAGGTGATCAAATCAAAGCTGGCTTATGTTTCTGCCATGGGTACGGGAGTACTTGCACTTTCTTCTTTGAAG gTATTGCTAGGAGAATTGCTCAGTCTGGGTACGCTGTGTATGCAGTAGACTATCCAGGTTTTGGTCTTTCTGAAGGGTTGCATGGTTTCATCCCAGACTTTGATGAGTTGGTCGATGATGTTATTGAACAATTCACTAGTATCAAAG gaagatctaCTGAAGTGAAAGGTTTGCCCTTTTTTATAATGGGGGAGTCGATGGGTGGAGCTGTCACTCTAAAGATTCATCTAAAGGAACCGCATGAATGGGATGGAGTGATCCTTGTAGCTCCAATGTGTAAA ATTGCAGATGATGTGATGCCTCCAGCAATAGTGCTGAAGCTATTAGCCTTCATGTCTGAAGTTTTGCCTCGGGCAAAACTCTTCCCACAGAAAGATATAGCTCATCTAAGCTACAGAGAGCTCGGAAAGAGAAAAACG GCTGGTTACAATGTGATTTCTTATAAGGACCAAATGCGATCAAGAACAGCTGTAGAACTTCTGAAGGCCACTAGCGATATTGAAATGCAGTTGGATAAG GTTTCATCCCCATTGCTAATTCTTCATGGAGAAGCAGATAAGGTGACAGACCCTTTGGTGAGCCAGTTGCTGTATGAAAAGTCCTCTAGCAAGGATAAGACTCTGAAGCTCTATCAAGATGGTTATCACTGCATCCTTCAAGGGGAGCCTGATGACACAATTTCCACCGTCCTTGATGACATTGTTACTTGGCTTGATTCCCGGTGCTtccgaaactaa
- the LOC133708247 gene encoding caffeoylshikimate esterase-like has protein sequence MELSRALRFQQLELPFCPQQLQTQRPTFSVAARRTSQIIVAAVKTKRRRPPIEGVSEELNLIADQSLDCAPARRRVRSAFVELQQQLDHCLFKLAPTGIRTEEWYEINSRGLGIFCKSWKPREGVPIKGVLCFCHGYGDTCVFFFEGIAKQIAAAGYAVYAMDYPGFGLSEGLHGYIPSFDQLADDVIEQYTKIKAKPELKGLPHFILGQSMGGAVTLKVHFKQPYAWDGIVLVAPMCKIAEDVTPPPAAAKLLTLMSNVVPKAKLVPQKDLAELAFRDERKRKLAVYNVTCYNGPVRLKTAVELLNATKEIEMRVHKVSSPLLVLHGAADKVTDPLVSQFLYEKASSKDKTLKLYPDGFHCILEGEPDDRIFSVLEDIITWLDHRCLLK, from the exons ATGGAACTTTCTCGAGCTCTGAGATTCCAGCAACTGGAGCTTCCTTTCTGCCCCCAACAACTCCAAACCCAGAGGCCTACATTTTCAGTCGCCGCCAGAAGAACAAGTCAGATAATAGTTGCAGCGGTCAAGACCAAGAGAAGAAGGCCACCCATTGAAGGCGTTAGCGAGGAGCTCAATTTGATCGCCGATCAGAGCCTTGACTGTGCTCCGGCTCGGAGAAGAGTTCGATCCGCATTCGTTGAGCTGCAGCAGCAACTTGATCACTGCTTGTTTAAG TTGGCTCCAACTGGGATCAGAACAGAAGAG TGGTACGAAATAAATTCAAGGGGGCTAGGAATTTTCTGTAAAAGCTGGAAGCCAAGAGAAGGTGTTCCGATTAAAGGCGTATTGTGTTTCTGCCATGGGTATGGTGATACTTGTGTTTTCTTCTTTGAAG GTATTGCCAAGCAGATTGCGGCAGCTGGGTACGCTGTGTACGCCATGGACTACCCAGGCTTTGGCCTTTCAGAAGGATTGCATGGTTATATCCCGAGCTTTGATCAGCTAGCTGACGATGTTATTGAACAGTATACAAAGATTAAAG CAAAACCAGAGTTGAAGGGGTTGCCTCACTTCATATTGGGCCAGTCCATGGGTGGAGCTGTTACTCTCAAAGTTCACTTTAAGCAACCATATGCATGGGATGGCATAGTTCTTGTGGCTCCAATGTGTAAA ATTGCAGAGGATGTAACACCTCCACCAGCGGCAGCGAAGCTATTAACTCTTATGTCCAATGTTGTCCCCAAAGCAAAGCTTGTCCCGCAGAAAGACTTGGCCGAGCTGGCCTTCAGAGATGAAAGGAAAAGGAAACTG GCTGTCTACAATGTGACATGCTACAATGGTCCCGTGCGATTGAAGACTGCTGTGGAACTACTAAACGCTACTAAGGAGATTGAGATGCGAGTGCATAAG GTTTCATCTCCACTGCTAGTTCTTCATGGAGCTGCAGATAAGGTGACTGATCCCTTAGTGAGCCAGTTTCTTTATGAGAAGGCCTCAAGCAAAGACAAAACTCTAAAACTCTACCCAGATGGCTTTCATTGCATTCTTGAAGGAGAACCTGATGATAGAATCTTTTCAGTCCTTGAAGATATTATCACTTGGCTTGATCACCGGTGTTTGCTCAAGTAG
- the LOC133708246 gene encoding pentatricopeptide repeat-containing protein At1g08070, chloroplastic, with amino-acid sequence MSVLQSCKSIKQLHQIQAQVTLHGFSQNGYVTPKLVTACAELKQMGYAHQVFDQIPEPNFALWNALLRGYAKNESHREVVALFGRMKSMDIMPNCYTFPVVIKCCGRLSRLVEGEEVHCVVIKCGFRANPFVGTTLIEMYAAGGVIGAAYKVFGEMFERNVVAWTSMINGYILGGDMVSAQCLFDLAPERDVVLWNTMVSGYIEQGDMVTARKLFDKMPRRDVICWNTVLNGYASNQDIEACEDLFEKMPERNVFSWNGLIGGYARNGRFIEVLESFKRMLTEGNVLPNDPTLTTVLSACARLGALDLGKWVHVYAENIGYKRNVYVGNALIDMYAKCGVVDNAVDVFKNMDKKDLITWNTIICGLATHGRGGDALKLFSHMKTSGLKPDGITFIGILCSCTHLGLVEDGLLYFQSMVSDYSIVPQIEHYGCMVDLFGRAGLLEQAVEFVRQMPIEADVVIWAALLGACRTHKNIELAELALERLIELEPKNPANYVMLSNIYGDLGRWKDVARLKVAIRDTGFKKFPGISSIEANHGVVEFCSLDKRHPETEEIYEALKGLTSALRSSGYVPDILELGHGD; translated from the coding sequence ATGTCAGTCTTGCAGTCATGTAAGAGTATAAAGCAACTTCACCAGATACAGGCGCAGGTAACCCTCCACGGGTTTTCACAGAACGGCTACGTTACCCCGAAATTAGTCACGGCATGTGCGGAACTGAAGCAAATGGGTTATGCCCACCAGGTGTTCGATCAAATTCCTGAACCAAATTTTGCTCTATGGAATGCATTGTTGAGAGGGTATGCAAAGAATGAGAGTCATAGGGAGGTTGTAGCTTTGTTTGGAAGGATGAAGAGCATGGACATAATGCCAAATTGCTATACATTCCCCGTTGTGATTAAATGTTGTGGGAGATTGAGTAGGTTGGTAGAAGGTGAAGAGGTGCATTGTGTTGTGATAAAATGTGGGTTTAGAGCAAACCCCTTTGTGGGAACGACGCTGATCGAAATGTATGCGGCTGGGGGAGTAATTGGAGCTGCTTATAAGGTGTTTGGTGAGATGTTTGAGAGAAATGTGGTTGCTTGGACTTCCATGATTAATGGCTACATTTTGGGTGGTGATATGGTTTCTGCACAGTGCCTTTTTGACTTGGCGCCAGAACGAGATGTTGTGTTGTGGAACACTATGGTTTCTGGTTATATTGAGCAGGGGGATATGGTAACGGCTAGAAAACTTTTTGATAAGATGCCGAGAAGAGATGTTATTTGCTGGAATACGGTATTGAATGGCTATGCAAGTAATCAAGACATTGAGGCTTGTGAGGATTTGTTTGAGAAGATGCCTGAGAGGAACGTTTTCTCGTGGAATGGATTGATTGGCGGGTATGCACGCAATGGACGTTTCATTGAAGTTCTGGAATCTTTCAAGCGGATGCTTACTGAGGGTAATGTGCTTCCTAACGATCCCACATTAACAACTGTGCTGTCAGCATGTGCGAGATTAGGAGCTCTTGATTTGGGTAAGTGGGTGCATGTATATGCAGAGAACATAGGATACAAGAGAAATGTATATGTTGGGAATGCGTTGATTGACATGTATGCAAAATGTGGTGTTGTTGACAATGCGGTAGATGTCTTCAAGAACATGGATAAGAAAGATTTAATTACTTGGAACACTATAATATGTGGCTTAGCAACACATGGACGCGGGGGTGATGCCTTAAAGTTGTTTTCACACATGAAGACTTCTGGATTGAAACCAGATGGGATCACCTTCATAGGCATTCTGTGCTCTTGTACACATCTAGGATTAGTCGAAGATGGCCTGTTGTATTTCCAATCAATGGTTAGTGACTATTCAATTGTGCCTCAAATTGAGCATTATGGTTGTATGGTTGATCTGTTTGGACGAGCCGGTCTTTTGGAACAGGCTGTGGAGTTTGTGAGGCAGATGCCAATAGAGGCAGATGTTGTCATTTGGGCTGCCTTACTTGGAGCATGTCGAACTCACAAGAACATTGAGTTGGCTGAGTTGGCTCTTGAACGGCTCATTGAACTTGAACCAAAAAACCCTGCCAATTATGTCATGCTTTCGAATATATATGGTGATCTTGGGAGATGGAAAGATGTGGCAAGATTAAAAGTTGCAATCAGGGATACCGGGTTCAAAAAATTCCCCGGTATTAGCTCTATTGAGGCCAATCATGGTGTGGTTGAATTTTGTTCCTTGGATAAGAGGCATCCTGAGACCGAGGAAATATATGAAGCCTTGAAGGGATTGACCAGTGCGCTAAGATCATCTGGATATGTACCAGACATTCTGGAGCTTGGGCATGGAGACTAG